From Astyanax mexicanus isolate ESR-SI-001 chromosome 11, AstMex3_surface, whole genome shotgun sequence, the proteins below share one genomic window:
- the b3galt1b gene encoding beta-1,3-galactosyltransferase 1: MPSKVSCLYVLTVVCWASALWYLSISRPTTSFVGQLTAPARKAVKAPKTNTTTFSNIRTRPLNPHGFDFIINEPKKCETNVPFLVILISTTHKEFDARQAIRETWGDESTFSDLRIITLFLLGRSTDSVLNQMVEQESQIFHDIVVEDFVDSYHNLTLKTLMGMRWVATFCNQAKYVMKTDSDIFVNMDNLVYKLLKPATKPRRRYFTGYVINGSPIRDMRSKWYMPRDLYPESKYPPFCSGTGYVFSADVAELIYKTSLHTRLLHLEDVYVGVCLRKLGIHPYQNSGFNHWKMAYSLCRYRRVITVHQISPEEMHRIWNDMSSKKHLKC; this comes from the coding sequence ATGCCTTCAAAAGTGTCATGCCTTTACGTGTTGACAGTTGTTTGCTGGGCAAGCGCCCTCTGGTATCTAAGCATATCCAGACCCACGACGTCGTTCGTGGGGCAGCTGACCGCTCCGGCTCGGAAGGCTGTAAAAGCCCCGAAAACCAACACCACCACATTTAGCAACATCAGAACGCGGCCGCTAAACCCGCACGGATTCGATTTCATCATCAACGAGCCCAAGAAATGTGAGACCAACGTGCCATTCCTGGTGATACTCATCAGCACAACTCACAAGGAGTTTGACGCTCGTCAGGCGATTCGAGAGACATGGGGCGACGAGAGCACGTTCAGCGACCTCCGCATCATCACGCTCTTCCTCCTCGGCCGCAGCACCGACAGCGTCCTCAACCAGATGGTGGAGCAGGAGAGTCAGATCTTCCACGACATCGTAGTAGAGGACTTTGTGGACTCCTACCACAACCTGACCCTCAAGACCCTGATGGGAATGCGTTGGGTGGCCACCTTCTGCAACCAGGCGAAGTACGTAATGAAGACGGACAGCGACATCTTCGTAAACATGGACAACCTGGTCTACAAGTTGCTAAAACCAGCCACCAAGCCCAGGAGGAGGTACTTCACAGGCTACGTCATCAACGGCTCACCTATTCGAGACATGCGCAGTAAGTGGTACATGCCCAGAGACCTGTACCCAGAGAGCAAGTACCCGCCGTTCTGCTCCGGCACAGGCTACGTGTTCTCGGCGGACGTGGCCGAGCTGATCTATAAGACTTCCCTCCACACCCGCCTGCTCCACCTGGAGGACGTGTATGTAGGAGTTTGCCTGAGGAAGCTTGGCATTCACCCGTATCAGAACAGTGGCTTCAATCATTGGAAAATGGCTTACAGCCTCTGTAGATACCGCAGAGTCATCACCGTGCACCAGATCTCCCCCGAGGAGATGCATCGGATCTGGAACGACATGTCCAGCAAGAAACATCTCAAGTGTTAG